DNA from Aggregatimonas sangjinii:
CATTAAAAGCTCTTTTACATGATCGTCGTCTTTGCCTTCCTTTACATAGAACTTTACGTTGGACCCTCCGTCGCGAACACGCATCAGTTCTTCGTAGTTCGAACTTTTCAAGCGTTTGGTTGTCCAGCTGGCGATATCTTTTGAAACGGATTCATTTTCGGTAGTGATTACCTTAAAACTGGTAATGGAGTTCACCAAATCGAAAAATTCCTGCGCCTCGGGATCATCCGAGCTGATGCTCATCTTGGCCAACATTTGAAACATCTTGGGTTGCATGGCAACGAAAGTAACCTCATCGTTATCTTCGTATTTATCGAAAATATCCTGTGCCGATGTCAAAACCGGTGCGAGCACCACTGCTATTAATACTAATATCTTTTTCATGATTTTAAATTTATTTGTGTTAAGGGGAATTTGATTATTTAATTAAGAATTTATTCGTGTTCTTGTCGAACTCTTCCAGACGCGAAAGCTGATCAGTACCTTTATTGAAATTGATGGCGAGCAGTGAAAAGGCTTCCTGTGCCGCCGCGATTTCTTCTTGGGTATAGGTCTCTTCCAACGATCTTTCCGTGGTTCGGTTAAAATAGACGCCGACTAAGAGTACTGCTACCGCTGCAACGGAAACCCATCTGAATAGTTGTTTTCGTATTCCTGTTTTTATAGGTACCGGTTTGGTAAAGCGCTCTTCCTTGGCATGTGAAAAGTACTGAAACATAGGGGCGTATTGTGCTAGATGTGTCGCTACACTTTCCGAAGCAAAATATTGTCGTAATGTTTCTTCTTCGGCAACGGTCGCTGTGGCCTCAAAATACTTTTCTATTAATTTTTCTATGTTATGCGATTCCATAATTATGTTTTTGCACTAATTTTTCTCTTACTGTTTTTCTGGCCCGTGATAAGGCTACTCTTACGGTACCCGCCTGCATATCCAACATTTGGGCGATTTCATCGAAATCGTATTGTTCTACATCCCGCAATTGCAATACCATTTTTTGTTGTTCGGGCAACTCTTCCATGATTTTTTCCACCCAACTTAAACTGTCCTTGGTCTCCAACTGCCGTTGTAAGGAGGTGTTTCCATCCTCATAATTGCTGTGAACTAGTTTCAGGTTTGTCGCTTGTTTTGATTTCAAACGGTCCAAGCAAAAGTTTTTCGTCATGGTCATGGCAAATGCCTCTACATTGTTATAAGAGTCCATTACCTTATTCTTCTTCCATAGTTTCAGCAATATCTCCTGCGTCGCATCTTCCGCTTCTTCCGTAGAAGTAAGCAAGCGCTTTGCCATGCGGAACAACTTGTCCTTAAAAGGCATCACTATATTTAAAAACTCTGACTGTTGCATGCTCTTGGCGGTTGTTGTTTGCAATTGGTTCGTTACCGTTTACATAAGGAAGACGAACTATAACGAATTTTGTTACACGAATTTTTTTATTCCGGACAACCGCCCTATTTTAGGGGGCTGTTTGTTGATTCTCATATGTACTTCCGGTGAAATTAACGAACCCAGAAGGTAGGGCAATCGCTTTTGGTAGGGTTTTTGAAAAAGGGATTGTTATTTAAACAAATCCGAAACACGGGAAAGTACGTAAGTAATTGGAACAAACAGTGACAAATTAAGAAACTATAAAAAAGAAGAATGAAAAAGTATGTGGTAAGTTTCCTCGCCATGGGCCTGTTGCTCGTGAATTGTAATACGGATGATGATGTTGTACGCGAACCAGCTGGACCGGACCCGGACCCTGATGCACAAGTAGATGTACAAGCACAAGATTTTATCTGGAAAGCTTTAAATCTATGGTATTTCTGGCAACAAGATGTTCCCAATCTAGCGGATGACCGCTTTTCTACATCGGCTGAATATACCGAATTCCTACAATCGGAAAGCGATCCCGGTGAGTTCTTTGATAACAAGCTACGATTTGCCGAAGATCGCTTCACCTTTTATCGTGCCGACTATAGGGAGTTGGTAAATAGTCTGAGTGGCACTATCCCCAGCAATGGACTAGAGTTCGGCCTTGCAAGATTTAGGGATAGCGATGATGTTTATGGTTACGTAGAGTATGTTTTACCGAATACGGATGCAGCCACTAAAGACATTAAGAGAGGTGATATTTTTACAGGGGTCAATGGTCAGGTACTAAATTTGGGTAATTATATTGAATTGTTATTTGGTGAAAGTACTTCATATACATTGAATATGGCCGATTTGGTGGATAACACGATTATCCCGAACGATAAAGAGGTACAATTATCCAAGTCCGTGATACAAGTTAACCCCATTTTCTTGGAGAAAATCATTGAAACAAATGGAAGGAAAATTGGGTATTTAATGTATAATAGATTTTTGAATGAATTTGATGGTGAGCTTAATGAGGTATTTGGACGTTTCGAGTCAGAGGGTATAACCGATTTAATCCTAGATTTAAGATATAACCCAGGTGGGCGCGTACTTTCGGCACAACGAATTGCCAGTATGATATACGGTTCAAATGATAGTGATGTTTTTTCCACCTTAGTATACAACGATAAATATACGGCATTTCTTAATGAAAATAATGTTGATTTAAATCGATATTTTCAGGACAGTGTAGTTGTTTTAGATGAAGATGATCAGAAAATTTACGAATCAGAGCTTAAAACGCTGAATTTAGATAAAGTTCATATCATCGCATTAGGTAGTTCCGCTTCTGCAAGCGAATTGGTAATCAATGGACTAGAACCCTATATGGATGTAATTCATGTTGGGGATACTACAACGGGGAAAAATGAATTTTCAAGAACGATGGTTGATGACAGGGCTAACAACTATATATATGAAAGTGGAAGGGTGGATAATATAAATCCTGATAATAGCTGGGCCATACAACCGTTACTTGGACGTAGCTCAAATGCTGATGGATTTTTTGATTACACAGAGGGTCTGGTACAGGATATATTCTTAGAAGAAGATTTAGGTAATTTTGGAGTGCTGGGAGACCCTAACGAGCCTTTATTGGCTATTGCCCTTGAGAATATTACCGGAGCTACTTCCAAACGGTCATATGAGCCAATTTATCCAATAGACGAGGTTACAAGCAGCTCTATATTCACCCCTATTAAAGATAATATGTATATTGATAATGTACCGTTGGCTCCTGCGGTCAAAGAGTAAGCGCTATATTTAAAGTCTTAGAACTAGAACCAAATCTCAAAAGAGATTTGGTTCTTTATTAAAGATTTTATTTGGAAGCACATTTTTAATGACCTGTTTTGAAAATAGAATTTAAAATCTTTGAAATGAATTTTAAAGATTATCTTATTAAGTCAATAAAATTTAGAATCAAAACCAATCTTTTAGAAAAACATAGCTCTAATTTCCAATGTCTGTAAAGGTCCAAAAGCTATATTATTTCATATATTTTATGCTTTGTATGACTTCTCAATAAATACTAATTTTTAATTCGTATTTGCACCTACAGATCCACCCCCTGAGAATCCTGGATTGCTAATTGTAACTCGAAACTCATAATCATAAACGCCAGGTTCAAAGACTGCAGTTGTTTCGGTTAAATTATCACCGCCTCCAGGAAACGGAGCACTTACAGAATATTGTACACCGTCAATAGTAAATGAGGTCGATGTTCCAAGAAAGCTGTCAACAGAGAGCGTAAAACTTGTCGCCTGATTATAAATAGTAACCCTACCGGTCCATGCCCTGCTAACATCACTGACAGATAACGAACGAAGTGTAAACTCACCGTCTTCAACAGAAAATAATACATTCGGCTGCTCCACTATCACCGTACGTGTCCGCTCGACGGCTTCGTTGCCCGCCAAATCCCGGACATTATAGGTCACCGTATAGGTGTCCGCAACACTCATGTCAAGATCACCGCCGATTACGACCTGCTCCGTAAGATCGCCGTCTTGATCGTCGCTTGCAGAATAGCCCGGATCCACAAAGGTATCGCCGACGGTAAAGGTCACCGTACCGCCCGTCAACTGGATCTCAGGTGCCGTCGTATCGAGAGCCGGTTCGACTATAACCGTTCGTGTCCGCTCAACGGCCTCGTTGCCCGCCAAATCCCGGACATTATAGGTCACCGTATAGGTGTCCGCAACACTCATGTCAAGATCACCGCCGATTACGACCTGCTCCGTAAGATCGCCGTCTTGATCATCGCTTGCAGAATAGCCAGGATCCACAAAGGTATCGCCCACGGTAAAGGTCACCGTACCGC
Protein-coding regions in this window:
- a CDS encoding DUF4252 domain-containing protein, with protein sequence MKKILVLIAVVLAPVLTSAQDIFDKYEDNDEVTFVAMQPKMFQMLAKMSISSDDPEAQEFFDLVNSITSFKVITTENESVSKDIASWTTKRLKSSNYEELMRVRDGGSNVKFYVKEGKDDDHVKELLMFVTGLSEMKEMDEIEVNGRKLETVLLSLTGDIDLTQIGKLTEKMDLPGGKELGKAGNKGKK
- a CDS encoding S41 family peptidase translates to MKKYVVSFLAMGLLLVNCNTDDDVVREPAGPDPDPDAQVDVQAQDFIWKALNLWYFWQQDVPNLADDRFSTSAEYTEFLQSESDPGEFFDNKLRFAEDRFTFYRADYRELVNSLSGTIPSNGLEFGLARFRDSDDVYGYVEYVLPNTDAATKDIKRGDIFTGVNGQVLNLGNYIELLFGESTSYTLNMADLVDNTIIPNDKEVQLSKSVIQVNPIFLEKIIETNGRKIGYLMYNRFLNEFDGELNEVFGRFESEGITDLILDLRYNPGGRVLSAQRIASMIYGSNDSDVFSTLVYNDKYTAFLNENNVDLNRYFQDSVVVLDEDDQKIYESELKTLNLDKVHIIALGSSASASELVINGLEPYMDVIHVGDTTTGKNEFSRTMVDDRANNYIYESGRVDNINPDNSWAIQPLLGRSSNADGFFDYTEGLVQDIFLEEDLGNFGVLGDPNEPLLAIALENITGATSKRSYEPIYPIDEVTSSSIFTPIKDNMYIDNVPLAPAVKE
- a CDS encoding RNA polymerase sigma factor, with the protein product MQQSEFLNIVMPFKDKLFRMAKRLLTSTEEAEDATQEILLKLWKKNKVMDSYNNVEAFAMTMTKNFCLDRLKSKQATNLKLVHSNYEDGNTSLQRQLETKDSLSWVEKIMEELPEQQKMVLQLRDVEQYDFDEIAQMLDMQAGTVRVALSRARKTVREKLVQKHNYGIA